The genomic window CACCATTAAGTTCAAcggatattaaattttgtacgtgAAATGTGTGAATAATAACTTATAAAgacaattgaatttattattaatgaaataaagtcCGATTTAAGAGGCTATGTGTAGTTTACAGGCTATAATATACAGTGtgccgcatttaagatgaagacaccctcatattttcggtTTTAGTACGaatatggttttaaaattttgcacagtcatacagaatgatgggtcacatttaaaaaaatacttaacctaaatcaaaatttttttttcattcacttAGGCAGCCTGATGCGCAGTTTAAAGTACGCAACAACCGATGACTAGACCCCGCCCAGATAGGCGCCTTAAATTCACCCACGATCGCTTATAGCTCGCAATAAAAGGTTTTATGCCctaaatatatatgttcttggtGTATGGTATGAGCGTATGCTTTACAAGATTTTAAACAGACAtttctgttaaatattatatatccattagaaaataatatttttcaatgtaaaccgtAAATCAGTCaatagacttatatgtccatTCATTCAATCACATTAATAAAGTAATGTGTCATTTCAATGATAACtccttgaaataaaactcatgcacgaagCGAATAAATATTCTTGTAGGACGGCACAAAATTCTGTACTAAACTTGACAAATATTCTGGTATTAGTTGAATATAAAGTAAAcgtagtatttattattgttttaaaaaataaaattaaaatttatagtacTTACACTTCACTTCCGTATTTCACAAATTTCATTTAAGTAAAcagtaaaaaacattattaattttaagtaaataattaggTACTACAACATTCATTTTGTGTATAAAGAATATGAagtgtgttttaaaaaattcaaataattacatcaaaaactttactaaatataaaaactacgaTCCCAAACTACTtagtaaatttgttttaaatttcgagGACAATCGATTACATTTCTCTTAAATTACAAGAAGAATTGCGTTCAACTTGATTATGCAggaagtaataattatttaacattttcttctaatgataatttataattttcgttGAATTGTTAATATTGACAATAGAATTATATAAGGTTGTCCTGAAACGAAAACTAAGTAAagacaattttatgaaaacatatactTATATTCTCGACGATGTATTTCACCTTGAAAGTAATGCACTGCCTTAGAATTAGCCAGAAAAAAACTCACAAACGAAAGTGTAGTCCACTGCTTACCGCCTTAAGAAAACAATGAAAACTGGTTTCGATACCAGCGCCGGAAATATATACGATTTATTCGATGTGCCATTATttcagaatatttattaaaattcaagtgggaattttatttcgtttctGTGAGAAACATTCCAAGCAACAGGATGATTTATAAGTGTGCATCGATGCAGAGGCTTATTCTTGACAAAGAaacaaaatatcatataaaCATAGTAAAAACTACGCCTTTCGGACTCTACAAATACTACAAATTTCTATAGCAATATTACGGATTTGTATCAAATCCGTCAGATGtgtcgatattttaaaaatttaattatattttttagcgaTTTTATTGTAGATGAAGGTCAGGACCCTTGGtgcgattttcttttttttttgtctcgaCTATTTCATTGGCAATTCAACCAATTACGCCTAGAAACAGTATATTCATGTGAGATTATTATAAGAAATTGTTTGATgattattcgcaccgtgcgtgagttttattggaggcgtttccatggtaacgatacactactttaattatagaattgtatggatgcatacatacttgtatggattgcatttatgacttacattgaaaatttaatattattgtctcacaaatttaaataaataattatgataatttacatttgaaaaataatatttataataacttcCCTAATATACTTGTTAAATTTTTGGCGCCAAATTTTTCAACTAATTGGGAATTTGGAATTTTAACCTTAAAGAAcctctttaaaattaaaaataatttaacataagatttatttgtttaactttGTATATAcactaaattaatatattagtaaattttccaaaaaaaacaaatgattactTAATACTACCACATGTTAAAGTTGattattcatgttttttaaacatagttTTGCTAAATTATCGCATTGTTCAATCAAAAGtggatattaatattattagtgGAAAAATATTAGTATATTAGTTGTGGAATATTCTTGgattaaatcaaatgaaaatcgatatttaaaaaaaaatattttgtcaaaaactggtttgatttttttaatcttatatcttataatttcctaaaaatcgatttaaagaCGAGAGATAGGCGTGatccacaaaaatttataaactattaCATGTGTACATTTTGGCTAAACAGTccctacatttaaaaatttgtatcccAAATCGGACCATTTTAACATAGAATGATAGAAGCCAATCTGTCCTTTTGAATACTCAAAACAGAGAAAATTCTTAACGCAGAATGCTAAATTTTATGCGGTCATAGGTATTACATTGCACAGTGAGCTAAAAAGTAGCTCATGTTCGTTATGTAAGAGATGGAGGATTATTATAACGttgtttttgaagtgaaaacttcttttggcacgttgaacattttttgggtgaacaaaaatcatggaactcgtgTCGTCGGTGTTTCTAATCTAACTTATTATACATCTAATTTCAATGAACTActtgtaataaatattcaatacagttaacaaatttcaagatattttccAATGACTTTTGCAATAGTAAGTATAAGTAAATGactataaatttcaaaacacaCGTTTTTATTGAACTAACACTAGCATTGATTACAATAATTGGCgcttaaaaaactgaaaagtttCACCAAAAGTAATAATAGAGTCTCCGTTTCTTCAAACGATCAACCAAAATAAGTATGTGACGACCCTATTCTTCGGAACTACATGTGTCGGAAACTTCCCGGATCGTTTTCGATTTGAGCCAAAttgagttttcgaaaaaaaaatttcgaatacaaaaactgtttataagaaatcaagaaacatttttgtaatttaagatTTTACTCTATTTCGTACAGATTTGGTCTATCCCTactaaaaattgttaaagatagagcaaaatattcaaatcaatttttcgaaaacctaACGAATTCaacgtaaataaaaaacgatGAACGAAAGAGGCCAATTTCGGATTCCAGTTTAAACCAAAATGCTTGTTTTCTGTACACCCTATATCAAAATCAGTGAtccaccaaaatttttcaatctcaaaataaacataatttgggAGTAACTCTTTTAAGTTTCGACTTAAATAATTTCAAGacaactttattaatttaatttcaagacactaaaaattatttcatgcaAAAACGACGGCTACTTAACAATTTTATCAAACCTAATATTATcgtcaaaaaaaatgaaataatttcgaCATGAAACACATacaatatttaacaattatttaatatcaatatctGAAATTATTATCTAGATATGACATGCTAAATTAATGTGAAAAGTCCAAagattattaattcaatttgatctttattgttttttttttgcattatcaTAACAGAAACTACATTAATTCTACATACAGAAAAACGCACAAAAttactacgaaaaaaaattactcattaCTTTTTCTTTCCCatgccaaatttaaatttaccaattttcaaataatttttatgtcagGTAAAGGTGAATGATTGAACAAATATacggaaatacaaaaaaatcaatactttaaaAAGCCggtattataagtaaaaataaatgaatagtaGTACTTACAGCCCTTGTGAATATaccaaataaagtaaaaatggaACAAGGCAATAAGccgttaaaaatgtttttacaattgtcaaaaatgaaatatgttttttaggATACAAATTTTGACGTTCCATtactacttttataaaaaatatttatttgatgtcTGTCACAATAAAACACTATGCACAGAACCTTGTCGCTACTCTTACTAAatgatagaataaaaaaattttaaatacaacctATTCAAGTTAcctattttgttattattattattattattatattaaaaacagttaatttcaataatttaattaaatcacctttgataataaatatcacCTTTTAATAAATCGacgttttctaaataaataaaccattgTCTTTTATTAAGTTTGTGTGATTTCTTTTCGGATACATTAATTTAGTAGAAATATTtcgtttaattaaacaatttttattatcactcataaattttagaaaaattttaattcaaaaattcaaacacGCACAAGTTTTCtcaacttttgaaaaaagtaatttttggttcaaaatattttttgacgttttaCTTATGTAAgcacattttttgaaatgtcaaaCTAGTTTGTAAACTAATTTGCTTCCATATGCATGTATCTGAGTAAATATAGGAAGTTTTGAGTTatcaagttaatttttataccatgtatatatgaaatatattaaagtatactaagtttagtcccaagtttgttgtAACgtgttaaaatattgatgctaagggCATATTTTTGGTGTTCACTGTTCATAAGATCGGGGGACCCTAAAATCGCAtcattattccatttccggttatttgtaactgtaaaaaaaatactttaaaaatcaaaaaatccgaCTGCGTGTTCGTGCCTCGCgattttaacagtcggggctcattaaaatctagaccggcgCAAATCTTCATTATATTGAATCCCGACTGTTagagtcgctatgtaaactactggacttgctttttcctttttatttcaaatatggcGTCCGGTttgtcgccatattgaattttcattacttccGTGCCTTCAGTGACATtcgcaaaattaaaacaaatcgattgacgtaagaatcatcaaaattggtccaTGCGCTTGGTCTCTAAAGTGTGCCCTGTTGAGATATTTTGACtttcatttttcacaatatggcgtcttaTTGTagccatattaaatttttattattgccatGCCTTTAGTAACATTCGCAAGATTAAGATAAATCAATTGATAAAAGAACCATCAAAATTATCCCACGAGTTTGGCCTCTAGAGTGCCGCAAAGGAACaaacatacctacatatatagCCTAATCAACACATTACCACTACTATGCGTCGCGCAGTCGGATAAAAATGTggacttaaaatttaaaaaaaaagtgattgtcGTCATTTAAGGACATAATACTGGGATCATTAAGGATATTATTGGAGtcttattaaggatattataataaccaaaatttgaagtcgattgactaTGTCTCCTAATcgagataaatttatttcaagttcGGATCATCACCACGGAGAGCATTGGAGAGGACCACTGTCTATTGATGCAAAGTTAAACaacttatgaaaaaatgtaCAAACCGACAAGTTGGAGAGAAGCCTCCGCGAGTACaatattagacaaaaattatggCTCATTTCACTACAGGCTCATTTACTCTTTTCTTACAGCGtatttaatccaaaaattttttataatattctgtagcacgacaactaccttaatatttttgaaaaaagtatatacttTTCACagtaattatattcatattccAACGCCCATGGAATTGAGACTTTCAATTAGGATATCAAGATCCACAAAACTTCGCAATATTGGCTGGGCTTTTAAACTAATAGTCATATtagttttctatgaaaatttgagTATCATAGCAAACtttcttatattaattatagtattcaaaaatattcggTATAATTTTGGAATGgtattataacataaaaaaccTTCACACTTATAATTCAGGTCTAGAAGACCTAGGCACGATTTCTATTGCATAATTATTACTAATTCGGTCAgtgttataattaattcaaatctaatcaaattttgcatatctttaaaaaatcctatttatttattagcttAAATCCTCGAAGTAGTATTTTTGACTTAATTTACTCGGATCACGGaatgttttaaacttttacaaCTATTTTTGTATGAGCATGTTTTCAATTGATGTAGATGAACCTGCGCAGTGAATTTTGTGTACACAAAACTGCTGCATTCGTGCAAAACTCAAAAAGgctcaaaaaacatttttaaaacttaaacgtttatgaattcaataaactttctttttttttcaaaaagatatgtaaccaaaaattacataaattgtgAATATAAACTAAATAACTTTCACTTACCGTTTAATGCGTACTtttgagaaaagaaaatttttccaataaacttTAGTCATCGAAACAATATATCACTACTCAAATACAcattcaaataaacaaatcaaaattgataaattcgtaataaatttttttccgtatgtttttatttttattgaatacgtTTACCTTCACTATAAGAAAAGAATGTTGCAAGTATGTATTGCATGtatatctaattttatattgtaattacTCGGATCtactatatatttaaaaattgcgtGGTATATCTTCAATAATTGTGGTGTCATTTTTcttgttataaaactttaaaactattttataaatatctgctgaaatatatatcaagttatatcatttttcgagataattttttcttactgTGTAGTcgtaaactaaaataaaatatttaattgtatatactGTTTTTACAGGGTGctcctaaaaaaaattctaaagaaCAAAGAAGGTGCATTTGTGCTAGTTTTTATCTATTGATTCCGGGTACGAagccctaaattcgcacttgaaacatagctaagaacactctccattaaataacctttcaaacgaaaaaaatcaaaatcgattcaaccGATTAGgcgccacagacagacagacacacatagcggtcaaacttttaacaccccttttttggttcggggttaaaaaattctgttttgcaagaaagagaccGGCACATTTCTTACGAGTAAACTTACTAGTATTAATATGATGATTTTCACTTTTAATACAGTGATCTACCGCACTAGTGTAAAGTAGTACTTGTGTAATCGTTTCCTgactattttttcatatttagaaACATTCTGTAAGTTATAAATAgttgttttaaagataattttttattaaataaataatgtcctAATGTTAAATGATTTACAATCAGTAATCTAAGTTAAGGCGTTCTATACATACCAGAACGATACGATATACAATAACAGTGATAACAATGAATAAGCGAGCTCTATTATTGTACGCGCTAAATTTCCAGGAGTGTGATTACaagtcataatatttttaatttctttcataAATATAGGTTATACAcgaaaattatttccatttataGAATTATAGCCTCCAAGAGTAAACgaagtaatttaaatatgaatacttTCAggaattaattcataaaaaattttaattggggTATCTACCTCAACTGCCATCTTTTTCGTAATCAACAATCGTGAATTTTGCTCTTTATTTATAGAGTTTATTATAACGCCTGACgataaacactctgtataaatgatgagatttataaaattaaaaaatcatgggTAATTAATAGAAATTGGCAAGTAGAAgcatttcaatttgtttttaatagctAAATGATATAAATCAAATCAGACGACTGTCTTCCGCTATagttatgtaaataaaacaataatcttCAGATAAAGGAGTGTGCCCAGACTTTACTAATATATTGAATGacataaaaactgtaaaatttgaTTCTGGACGTTTTAACCGTGTGCGCTTTATATGCTTTGAGGTTTTAAAACACTTAAAACTCTTATCCCTATTCTAttcaatatgaattttattaaaaatctaaaacataGATTTATCCTTAAACTATAAACAATCGTTTTAACATTAGTTTcttaacttaaaaatgaaatgatttataaatttctgtacaaaagaaaatgaatttcttgatttattaattatttatgtgttataataattattatttaataataaaatctaaaaattaatgtaaaattaaagcTACTTTAATCACGCCTCTTTCGTTTATCTTTTTCATTTGAACGATCATTTGAACTGCTCGATGCTGATGGTCCATCTTTACGTTTAGAGGCACGTTTAGCTTGGGTCAAGAACTGATCTAAACCGAAAGGATCTTCGTCACGTTCAAATTGTACTGGACCAGATCTTTGCATGTTACGATCAGTGCCACTGAATTCTTTATCAGGtacaaatctaaaatttaaataaatgttgattagtggaaaatgattttaaaaaccgaaatttaaaccaaagaattaaaaacaatcaaatcCATCTTACCTATTacttttaacgattttttctaaatcatctCCATAGATTTCTTTATCCAAATTTTTGCTAGGTCTATATAAGTGTGTTCCCAAGGAATTTTGTTCACGCCATGGTTTATCATATACATTATATGCTTCATCGTCCGTAAAGCCTTGTCCCATACCACCCGATTGATTAAATAATCGTTGATCAAATTGCCCTTCACCAGTCATTGCAGTTTTAGCTGGCATACCCAGGGCAATTTGTTCAGATATATCACGCTCTCTTTCTTTCTGTAACTTAGATCGTTTATCGGGTGCTGCTCTGGCTAAATTACGATCTCGTGCTCTTTCTTTATGTCGATCTGCTCTTAGCATTTCACGTTCACGTTCTTCTTCGTTCATTGAATTGCTTGGAGCTACTTTTATACCAGCACGTTCATCACGTGCCTTTTGAGCTAACATTCTTAAATGATcctctttcttttctttttctttctgtGCTAATTTCTTTTCAAGTTGTGCACGCATTTCTACAGCTTCTCGTGCTTTACGATCGGCAATGTATAAAGCTTCAGCTAATTTTGcgaaattttcattaatgtgAACTTGTTGTAAACCCCGACCATCTGCAGCTAGACGTTTATCCAATGGAATCGTGTAACCTGAAAAAAGGATCAAATAACTTAGTAATaactaaatttgtattatacctacatattttaCAGCTATTTAACTTTTGATAAGTATGAAATCAATGAGATATGtgcacaattttgaaaatttttcatgtcaTTTAGAAGacatgaaaaaatgaaattcaaaagtgTAATTTTATTTAGCAAAAGTACTACACCGATTGAACAATTGTGATGTTTTAACCAGCTCTAGCTTTTGcacaatgaaaaaattgaaataacttaACGTACCTTTTGCGTTCTTCCAATTAGATATACATGGTGGAATTTTCCATTCTCTTTGTTCCTTTACAGTAACTTTTCTGGTAGGTGAATGTAAAACAGGTGCCGGTGGGCTAGGTGGTCCTCGAggaattttcttattaattttaaattttggaggTTCAATTGGATCTACTTGTGCATCAACCATACGAATAACACGTTGCTTAGCACCTGAATTGTAAGCGGAGCCTTGTTGACTAGGTGTGTAACGAATGTATTGTGGAGGAccctagtaaaatataaattcctatcaacttgataataataaatgaacttTTACTTAAGTGCCTTGATTACATTAACTAATATTTCTAACTATCTTTATACATCCTACAAGAAAAGGAAATAATTTAAGTCTAAGGGGTAATGGGGTCATTTAAGTCTAAGGGGTCCATTCAGAATTTTGTtgcaaatttctaaaaaaaaattcaatatagatAGGATAGAAATATGTGcacagttttgaaatttttccaaatcatttttaagacatgaaaaattaaattcaaaaatgtcaatttatttaGCAAAAGTACTACACCGATTGAACAATTGTTATGTTTTAACCAGCTCTAGCTTTTGCAGTTACAAAGATGTTAgatgtattataatttatttttgtttctccTTTAGCTCGCCTTCCCTCGAAAATTATgagatttaactttttaacCTTAGtttacttaaaagtaaaaatgaaaaatttaactaaCTTGTTTCTCAGCACATCTTACAGGCATAGCCGCAGCAATTTTACTAGAAGTTAACTTTTGTAAAGCTTGTCGAGTCTGTTCTGCGATTTCATCAATCTCTTCTGCGCTAGGTTTTTGTAATTCTGGATCATCTTCAGCTACAACTTCTGCAGGTAATAAGTctgttaattttgaatatattatctgtaacagaatttgaaaatattagacTACTATGAAGTTGATAAATATGATGAATAAgtcgttttaattaaaaaaacaaaccttATCCTTTGAATGTCCTTGCCTAGCAATTGCATCGTATTTAACTTTTCCTTCAGCATCTAATTGAACAGCTAACGCATTTGAAGTAGATTCTTTACCCTTTTGTCCCATGCCCAAAGGGTATTGAGCAACGGCAATTTCTGGAAACGCACCTccatctatataaaaaaaaagttttaaagttaaaattgttcaattgaggaatttaatatacagtgtgtccccggatagaggtaactatacttgtaaattttcttattttgcatcttaagaaaaaagtcattctttataagttttgcttattctgaaaagtatgtaggaatatttaaaacttctaaataatgtatagggtagccaaaaatttggtatcacaatttttttttgggtaaactaccctccgtttttaaaagttgacgAAAGGTTACTAataaaagttactcgaaattaacaattatgactctatacaaaatatcaagaagatctttccaactttgacaattccattcttagtgaatgtttacccgagaaaataaattttctttttaattttctaaactagtccacaaaaaaatacactctcggatagtacatgttaattgatttattattattttctttcttacgtttttttataattagagcttttgttcaaatagaaaatgttgctataattaaagtacacggatcttcttgatattttgtatagagtcataattgttaattgcgagtaacttttcttagtaacatttcgccaacttataaaaaagaagggtagtttacgaaaaataacaatagtaattccaaatttttggctaccctgtacattattaagaagttttaaatatacctacatacttttcagaataagcaaaacttcttataaagaatgactttttttcttaaaatgcaaaataaggaaatttacaagtatagttacctctatccggggacacaatagataaaaattttttactttaactgtataactctaaaaaatttaattttctacaaatatcgaaaaataatattattctagagttatgatattttaatttagcaAGAGTTCTACACTGATTtgatatttgatttataaaaacagCTCTAGCTTTTGCCTAAGTTAATCGAATTTAGATGATTTATGAACacgtgtaattaaaaaatttttaaacttaatatatgaaGTGTCGGATTACTGTTAACTGTCGgataaactattaaaaaggATTACTGAGACTCTactgatatttttttctatatgaataaaaatgagacgatttcgtttttttagcacgtttttaatactaaatcatttaaatttcgatacttcaattattatattaatattctaAAGATCAACAAAAACTAACAAACCTCCAAAATCAGTTGGGTGTCGCGGTATCCACCCTTTACGTTCGCCATAAGGTGGTGCTACGGGTTGAG from Chrysoperla carnea chromosome 2, inChrCarn1.1, whole genome shotgun sequence includes these protein-coding regions:
- the LOC123291803 gene encoding puff-specific protein Bx42, which translates into the protein MSLSSILPAPSQPVWDRDDERRKQKLVRDSTVLVIAQPVAPPYGERKGWIPRHPTDFGDGGAFPEIAVAQYPLGMGQKGKESTSNALAVQLDAEGKVKYDAIARQGHSKDKIIYSKLTDLLPAEVVAEDDPELQKPSAEEIDEIAEQTRQALQKLTSSKIAAAMPVRCAEKQGPPQYIRYTPSQQGSAYNSGAKQRVIRMVDAQVDPIEPPKFKINKKIPRGPPSPPAPVLHSPTRKVTVKEQREWKIPPCISNWKNAKGYTIPLDKRLAADGRGLQQVHINENFAKLAEALYIADRKAREAVEMRAQLEKKLAQKEKEKKEDHLRMLAQKARDERAGIKVAPSNSMNEEEREREMLRADRHKERARDRNLARAAPDKRSKLQKERERDISEQIALGMPAKTAMTGEGQFDQRLFNQSGGMGQGFTDDEAYNVYDKPWREQNSLGTHLYRPSKNLDKEIYGDDLEKIVKSNRFVPDKEFSGTDRNMQRSGPVQFERDEDPFGLDQFLTQAKRASKRKDGPSASSSSNDRSNEKDKRKRRD